From a single Syngnathus scovelli strain Florida chromosome 2, RoL_Ssco_1.2, whole genome shotgun sequence genomic region:
- the LOC125988439 gene encoding rho GTPase-activating protein 6 isoform X4, with protein sequence MGDAVFLDRQNSYLGDFTWNSLSGQSVHLTPVAIQSLSELERARLQEVAYARLHQDYDVGCQITVPKDGQKRKKSLRRKLDSLSKEKSKDKEGVPQAFSIPLSQVIANDRTHRQRQDGYRQDPPQREEHKDSSDLVSSILQFATKRSSNKELSSSNSSLSSTSETANESTSPNTPEAAPRVRRRGGMSVDSITDLDDNQSRLLEALQLSLPAETPSKKEKHRDKRLSLNPIYRQVPRVVDSCCQHIEKYGLQTVGIFRVGSSKKRVRQLREEFDRGVDVHLDEEHSVHDVAALLKEFLRDMPDPLLTKELYTAFINTTLLDPDEQQSVMQLLVYLLPASNSDTLHRLLEFLSTVADHAHDRQDKDKQEITGNKMTSLNLATIFGPNLLHKLKSSDKEFSVQSSARAEESTAVIATLQRMIASYQTLFMVPPDLQNEVLMSLQETDPDVVDYLLRRKASQSTDLLQSEEPFTLSERHSSSDSNKPSSGEVSPYDNNSPILSERRSEAGKPGSTLMGQAVGWAGESGAGSRVAPDCISEEHANIWGTWHTTLKPALKDQTYAEGSHGNVSEGSSRSSQEGLDGLHGDSRQQLMAPPTRTVPGITECRPHLPLTRVCTSPHPQPAINRSALEPAHGACTTSGLKGWVNPNESGRFPPPYNAHHRLAACQSSPQLAAAQQHPLQCKNPNAEQKNSDGPLMPHSPEWQDWQRDRWQIWQLLSSDSPDALPETLV encoded by the exons GGTGACTTCACCTGGAACAGCCTGTCTGGCCAGAGTGTTCATCTGACTCCAGTTGCCATACAGAGCCTGTCTGAACTGGAGAGGGCTCGGCTCCAGGAAGTGGCATATGCCCGCTTACACCAAGACTATGATGTTGGATGCCAGATTACTGTGCCAAAAG ATggacagaagaggaaaaagtcaCTGCGTAGAAAGCTGGATTCTTTATCCAAAGAGAAGAGCAAAGACAAAG AGGGTGTTCCTCAGGCCTTCAGTATACCTCTCTCCCAGGTCATAGCAAACGACAGGACGCATAGACAACGCCAAGACGGCTATCGTCAGGATCCGCCACAACGAGAAGAGCATAAGGACTCGTCTGACCTTGTCTCTTCCATTCTCCAG TTTGCGACGAAGCGATCGTCCAATAAGGAGCTCTCAAGCAGCAACTCCTCATTGAGCTCGACGTCAGAGACAGCTAATGAATCAACATCACCCAACACGCCTGAGGCGGCACCACGTGTGCGCAGACGG GGTGGCATGTCGGTGGATTCCATCACGGATCTAGACGACAACCAGTCCCGCCTGCTGGAGGCGCTACAGCTCTCTCTGCCTGCCGAGACGCCAAGTAAGAAGGAGAAGCACAGGGACAAACGTCTGAGTCTCAACCCTATATATCGCCAGGTGCCCCGTGTAGTTGACAGCTGTTGTCAACACATTGAGAAATACG GTTTGCAGACAGTGGGGATTTTCAGGGTGGGAAGTTCAAAGAAAAGAGTTCGACAG TTACGAGAGGAGTTTGACCGTGGCGTTGATGTCCATTTAGATGAAGAGCACAGCGTTCACGATGTTGCAGCTTTGTTGAAGGAGTTCCTTAGAGACATGCCTGACCCACTACTCACCAAGGAACTCTACACTGCCTTCATAAACACTACAT TGCTGGATCCAGATGAGCAGCAAAGTGTGATGCAGCTACTGGTGTACCTGCTCCCAGCATCCAACAGTGACACACTTCATCGCCTCCTGGAGTTCCTGTCTACTGTAGCTGACCATGCCCATGACAGGCAAGACAAAGACAAACAGGAG ATCACGGGGAACAAGATGACTTCCTTAAACCTTGCCACCATCTTCGGCCCCAACCTGCTCCATAAACTCAAATCTTCAGACAAGGAGTTCAGCGTCCAGAGCTCAGCCCGGGCCGAAGAGAGCACAGCCGTCATTGCCACGTTACAGAGAATGATCGCCAGCTACCAAACCCTCTTCATG GTCCCACCTGACCTTCAAAATGAAGTTTTAATGAGTCTACAGGAGACAGACCCCGATGTGGTGGACTACCTTCTGAGACGAAAAGCATCACA GAGTACCGATCTACTCCAGTCTGAGGAGCCTTTCACCCTGAGCGAACGCCACTCCTCCAGTGACTCCAACAAGCCGTCCAGCGGGGAGGTGTCCCCATATGACAATAACTCCCCCATTCTAAGCGAACGCAGAAGCGAGGCAGGGAAGCCAGGTAGTACGCTGATGGGACAGGCAGTGGGCTGGGCAGGGGAGTCTGGAGCCGGCAGCAGGGTGGCACCAG ACTGTATATCGGAGGAGCATGCTAACATTTGGGGTACGTGGCACACGACTTTGAAACCAGCACTCAAAGACCAAACTTATGCAG AAGGTTCTCACGGCAACGTATCTGAAGGAAGCTCCCGCAGCTCACAGGAAGGACTTGATGGACTCCATGGTGATAGTAGACAGCAGCTGATGGCACCGCCAACTAGGACAGTGCCAGGCATCACTGAGTGCAGACCTCACCTGCCGCTGACCCGTGTTTGCACTAGCCCTCACCCGCAACCTGCCATCAATCGTTCTGCTCTCGAACCTGCTCATGGAGCTTGCACGACGTCGGGATTGAAAGGCTGGGTAAACCCAAACGAGAGTGGCCGGTTCCCTCCCCCTTATAATGCTCATCACCGCCTGGCTGCTTGTCAAAGCTCACCTCAGCTTGCAGCAGCGCAGCAGCATCCCCTGCAGTGCAAGAACCCAAATGCAGAGCAGAAGAACTCGGATGGGCCCCTGATGCCGCACAGCCCGGAGTGGCAGGACTGGCAGAGGGACCGCTGGCAAATATGGCAGCTGCTATCTTCAGACAGTCCAGACGCACTGCCAGAGACGCTTGTGTGA